The genomic window GGCGGCGTCGCGGATGAGGCCTGGGCCTTCGTAGATGAGGCCGGTGTAGATCTGTATCAGGTCGGCGCCTGCGTCTATTTTCTCGACGGCGTCTTCGCCGCTCATGATGCCACCAACGGCAATGATGGGCAGGTCCGGGCCAGCGTGTTCCCTGATTCGCGCGACAACGTCGGTGGCTCGGGCCCGCAGCGGACGACCGCTGAGACCGCCGTTCTCATCGGCATGGCGGGCGCCCTCGACCAGGGTGTGATCGATGGTGGTATTGGTCGCGGTTATGCCGTCGATACCCGCTTCCTGGAGGGCATCCACCAGCCAGCGTATGGCGTCGTCATCGAGGTCGGGGGCGATTTTGACGACTAAGGGAACGTGACGCCCGCTCTCGGCCTGGAGTTCGTCACAGCGCCCACGCAGTCGATGAATCAGGCCAGTCAGATCGTCCCCCGCCTGGAGGGCACGCAGCCCCGGCGTATTGGGTGAGGAGAGATTGACGGCGATATAGTCGGCGATGCCGTGCACGGCCTCGAGACAGGCCTGATAGTCGTCGGCCGCGCGCTCGAGTGGGGTGTCACGGTTTTTGCCGATGTTCACG from Spiribacter curvatus includes these protein-coding regions:
- a CDS encoding quinone-dependent dihydroorotate dehydrogenase; this encodes MFSAARRLLFTLPPERAHDVTFGSLDWLVRAGGGRLFPKRIEAPREVLGLRFPNAVGVSAGLDKNGDHIRSLAALGFGFLELGTVTPVAQPGNPTPRLFRLPAHQALINRLGFNNEGLSHLCSAVRDASPGIDVPIGVNIGKNRDTPLERAADDYQACLEAVHGIADYIAVNLSSPNTPGLRALQAGDDLTGLIHRLRGRCDELQAESGRHVPLVVKIAPDLDDDAIRWLVDALQEAGIDGITATNTTIDHTLVEGARHADENGGLSGRPLRARATDVVARIREHAGPDLPIIAVGGIMSGEDAVEKIDAGADLIQIYTGLIYEGPGLIRDAARSIHDQCDRR